Below is a window of Desmonostoc muscorum LEGE 12446 DNA.
TACTACGGTCAAGTAAAGCCAGAAAACTTGGTTTTTAATGCGAATTTACAGGAATTTGCCCAAAAAGTAAGCTACATTTGCAATCTAGAAACAGGTGGAAAAATGGCTCCAGATGAAGCTTATGATCAAATAAAGGATTTATGGAAACAGTTGAAACGGTCAAAAAAAGAGCTGAGAATCGGCGAAGATCCATTTCTGGATGACCAGGGAGAGGGTCAAGGTTGAAAAGTTAGTTCAGAGTCTAACCCAGAAAAAGCATTTATTGATCCTTTACTCTTAACGACTACTTAGTAAGCATTGTCCAAACACCATCCCAGGATTCTGGAGGCGGCGTTTGTTGGTAATTATAAGCACGTTCTAGGTGGATATTCACAGCTTGGTCTTTGGGTTTGATGCGTTTAGCGGCTTCAAAACAAGCGATCGCTTGTGAAAAATTCCGCAATAAATAAGCTGAGCGTCCAGTATGATAATGAAACAAAAACTCTTGAGTGTTGGCATCTAAAGGAATACTGCGATCGCCAACTAACTCGTAGATATTGACTGCTTGGTGTTTCCCTTTGACTCGAATTCTATCTAACTGGCGCACCCAAATGCGATCGCTGCAAAGTTGATAAGTAAATTCACTTAAAAGAATATCACAACCGTATTCCTTAGTTACCCCTTCCAAGCGCGAACTCAAATTTACACCGTCGCCAATTACGGTGTAATCCATGCGCTTGCGAGAACCAATATTACCCGAAACCACTTCCCCAGAACTAATCCCAATACCAATATGAATTTGTGGCTGCGCCTGGATAATTCGCCGCTGGTTAAATTCCTCTAAGCGGTGTCGCATATCCAACGCCGATTGTACAGCCCTCCAAGCATGATTTTCTGTAAGTGGTAGCGGCGCACCAAATACCGCCATTAAAGCATCGCCAATAAATTTATCGAGAGTGCCTTCGTAGTTAAAAACTGCTTCTACCATTGTTTCAAAATACTGATTGAGCAGCGATACCACCTCAGCTGCACCGAGATTTTCCGTAAGTGTAGTGTAGCCTCGGATATCAGAAAACAAGATGGTTACTTCCTTGCGTTCACCCACCATTAAAGCATCTTCCCCCAAAGCCATAACTTGTTCGGCTACATGGGGCGTTAGGTAGCGGGACATGGTAGTTTTCATGCGTTTTTCCTGACTGATATCTTCCAACACCACCAAACCACCGCGGACACCACCTTCTGGGTTAGTTAAGGGATTAACAGTGAGATTGATACTGCGTTCTAATATTTGCACGCGATCGGCTGTGAGAAACTTAGATTTGGGGGTTAGGGGTTGATTCCAAGGAATAAAAATATCAGGATTATAGCGATCGCGCACTGCTAAACTTAAGCATTGAGTTTTGGATACCGATTCCTGAATAAGATTCAAGACTGGGCACTGGCTCAACGCCCCGCTATCGCTAACAGCACTCATAACTTGGTACAGTCCCACTATCAAACTTTGCTCTGGCACATAATGTTTAGCTCCAGTTTTTAAACTATCTTCTAACCGTATTTGCAGATTTTCAATCGGCACAACTTCCCAAACTCGGCGGCCAATCAAATTTTGTTCCCACAATAGCTTGTTGCTTTTGGTATTAGCATCTCCGATGGGACAACCCAATAATTCTAATGCTGCATCATTAATTGTGACGATTTTTCCTGCCATGTCTGTAGAAATTACAGCATCAGAGAGACTTTGCAGAATGTCTTTTTGATATTGTTTTTCTAACAGCACATTTTCAAACAACCGAGCATTTTCTAAAGCAATCCCCGCCTGGATATTAAAAGCCCGCATAAACTCTTCATCAGAGGCAGTAAAACTGCTTTGTTGCTTATTAATTAATTGCGTTACACCAATCAATTCATTTGCCGAATTAAAGACTGGCAAACACAAAATATTGCGAGTTACATATCCAGTTTTTCTATCTGTAGTCGGGTCAAAACGGGGGTCTTTGTAGGCATCGGGAATATTTAGGGCTTCACCAGTAGAAGCTACATAGCCAACAATGCCACGGTTAGCAGGAATGCGAATTTCTATTAAATTTATGCCATCGGCCGCTGCTACTTTCGTCCACAGTTCGCTCATTTCTTTCCGATATAAAAACAGCGTACTGCGGTCTGCTTGCATTAAAATTCGAGCTTGCTCCATAACTATTTGCAAAGTTGCTTCTAAATCCAGACTTTGCCCTAGTGTTTGAGTTGCCCGCAGCAAAGCCGTTGCGCCTCTTTGATTGCGAGCAGCGACATAAAAAGATTGGCAGCTTTCCAGGATAATTCCAATAGAAGCAGCGAAATCTCGAAAACGTTCTTCATCATCATGATTAAATGGAATATTCCCAGTTTTATTAGCCAGTTGCACTACCGCCACAGTTTTGTTTTTGCTACTAATAACTGGCATACATAAAATATTCTGAATTTTGTAGCCCATTTGTTTTTCCAGTTCTGGGCTAAATAGAGGGTGAGTATAAGTTTCAGATATATTTAGATATTGACCTGTAGTAGCAACATGACCGGGGATACCCACTGTGATGGGAGTACGAATTTCTAAGAACTTTTGAGTATTATCTTGGGGAACTTTTGACCAAAGTTGGCCTTTGTCATGGTCAACTAAAAAAATAGCTGTGTGTTCTGCTTGGAGAATTTGACCAATTTTGAGCGTAATCGCTTCTAGGACTTTCTCCAACATAGTTTCTAGAGCTTCATTATTAATTAGTTCAATGGCTCTGAGAAATTGCTGAAACTCAGCCGTTATAAAGTCGAGTAAACAAACAAATTCATTAACAGATAAATCTTTAACGCGACGCAGTAAGGCGTGAGTACGATTAACTTGAGTCAGTTCAGTTAATGTAGCCAAGACGCTGCCAGGGTTAGGGAGTGTCATGGAAATTTTAGATTTTAAATTTTAGATTTTAGATTTTGGGCATGGGGCATGGGGCATTGGGCATGAGGCACAAGGGACGGAGGGGCAAAGGGGCGGAGGGGAAAGATTGCAGCAACTTCTCCTCTGCTCCTCTGCCCCCTGTTCCCCATCCTCCTCATCTCCCCCACTCCCCACTCCCTACTCCCCTATTTTGTCAATTATTGAGAAAATATCACCTTTTGATAGTAATTTTGTAACTGGGAAGTGGCAGCTGCCCAACCCCAACTTTCTGCTTCCTGGCGAGCATTTTGACGGATGATGTCTCGTTGTTGTTTCTGTTCTAAGAGGCGGACAGTAGCGGACAATGCTCCTTGAACGTCTGCTGTTGGCTCAAAAAGATATCCATTTACCCCATCTGTCACAATATCAGGGATTCCTCCAGAACGGGCTGCTACTACTGGACAACCGGCTGCCATTGCTTCTAGTAGTACTAAGCCTAGTGTTTCTGTTCGGGAAGGAAAAATAAAGGCATCAGCACTCGCAAAGGCAGAACCTAATTCTTGCCCCATGAGATACCCAACAAAATGGGTGTTTGTGCCGGCAAAGTGTTTTTCCAATGCTTGACGGTAGGGCCCGTCCCCAACCAATGCCAATCGTGCTTCGGGAATTGCTTCTAAAATTGGTTTGATGCGCTCAATTTCTTTTTCAGCGGAAAGACGGCCAACGTAAAGTAGCAAGGGACTTTCTGG
It encodes the following:
- a CDS encoding DUF7219 family protein → MEKKIVNKDDFIYPRGRYYGQVKPENLVFNANLQEFAQKVSYICNLETGGKMAPDEAYDQIKDLWKQLKRSKKELRIGEDPFLDDQGEGQG
- a CDS encoding GAF domain-containing protein, yielding MTLPNPGSVLATLTELTQVNRTHALLRRVKDLSVNEFVCLLDFITAEFQQFLRAIELINNEALETMLEKVLEAITLKIGQILQAEHTAIFLVDHDKGQLWSKVPQDNTQKFLEIRTPITVGIPGHVATTGQYLNISETYTHPLFSPELEKQMGYKIQNILCMPVISSKNKTVAVVQLANKTGNIPFNHDDEERFRDFAASIGIILESCQSFYVAARNQRGATALLRATQTLGQSLDLEATLQIVMEQARILMQADRSTLFLYRKEMSELWTKVAAADGINLIEIRIPANRGIVGYVASTGEALNIPDAYKDPRFDPTTDRKTGYVTRNILCLPVFNSANELIGVTQLINKQQSSFTASDEEFMRAFNIQAGIALENARLFENVLLEKQYQKDILQSLSDAVISTDMAGKIVTINDAALELLGCPIGDANTKSNKLLWEQNLIGRRVWEVVPIENLQIRLEDSLKTGAKHYVPEQSLIVGLYQVMSAVSDSGALSQCPVLNLIQESVSKTQCLSLAVRDRYNPDIFIPWNQPLTPKSKFLTADRVQILERSINLTVNPLTNPEGGVRGGLVVLEDISQEKRMKTTMSRYLTPHVAEQVMALGEDALMVGERKEVTILFSDIRGYTTLTENLGAAEVVSLLNQYFETMVEAVFNYEGTLDKFIGDALMAVFGAPLPLTENHAWRAVQSALDMRHRLEEFNQRRIIQAQPQIHIGIGISSGEVVSGNIGSRKRMDYTVIGDGVNLSSRLEGVTKEYGCDILLSEFTYQLCSDRIWVRQLDRIRVKGKHQAVNIYELVGDRSIPLDANTQEFLFHYHTGRSAYLLRNFSQAIACFEAAKRIKPKDQAVNIHLERAYNYQQTPPPESWDGVWTMLTK